The Amblyomma americanum isolate KBUSLIRL-KWMA chromosome 3, ASM5285725v1, whole genome shotgun sequence genome window below encodes:
- the LOC144125581 gene encoding UPF0764 protein C16orf89-like, whose amino-acid sequence MLFPERALVLGAVLVGSLGDEPVRRQLFDAQSAEEAAPLDRRILSALERAVEALGSRYEMMYVDAASGLRFAADRLQAVLDLAASSMMDSTSTLSSASASVSMEEIGLVRLKASELAATASEKVFETTDLPILSRGVLRQGIWKGPPVSADVVPVVSSSGSAPYYRLTEALSDACITQLFSSDLCRDLNSTCWEAMTGGHQTSYSLTHQVLFLWIALKLNCADVLEEYSNLYDQPPADQNLVSKCAQVADEAQSLAQEGFSAPRDRDLFLEQVTVCGFIDHDVFKDTSLMNEALSWQREDGCFPTWRRRRVKREERVHRDGCSMHTTSVGAGALATYLEIMAKAEISGRSLLT is encoded by the exons ATGCTGTTCCCGGAAAGAGCTTTGGTGCTCGGCGCGGTGCTCGTCGGTTCTCTCGGAGATGAGCCCGTGCGCCGACAACTCTTCGACGCCCAAAGCGCGGAAGAGGCTGCCCCGCTAGATCGACGCATTCTGTCGGCGCTGGAAAGAGCTGTCGAAGCTCTGGGATCGAGGTATGAAATGATGTACGTGGATGCGGCTTCTGGGCTGCGCTTCGCTGCCG ACCGTCTGCAGGCCGTCCTTGACTTGGCGGCGTCCTCTATGATGGACAGCACATCGACGTTGTCCTCTGCGAGCGCAAGCGTGAGCATGGAGGAAATAGGTCTAGTCCGGCTTAAAGCCAGCGAGCTCGCAGCCACTGCCAGCGAAAAGGTCTTTGAGACTACGGATTTGCCGATAC TGTCACGTGGCGTACTCCGCCAAGGTATCTGGAAGGGGCCACCTGTTTCCGCCGATGTTGTGCCGGTGGTGAGCTCATCTGGCAGCGCACCCTACTACAGGCTCACCGAAGCGCTCTCAGACGCCTGCATCACGCAGCTGTTTTCATCCGACCTCTGTCGCGATTTGAACAGCACCTGCTGGGAGGCCATGACGGGCGGACACCAAACCTCCTACAGCCTAACCCATCAGGTTCTCTTCCTTTGGATCGCGCTGAAG cTCAACTGCGCAGATGTGCTGGAGGAATACTCCAATCTCTACGACCAGCCTCCAGCGGACCAGAACCTGGTCAGCAAATGCGCCCAAGTTGCTGACGAAGCCCAGTCTTTAGCCCAGGAGGGTTTCTCTGCTCCAAGGGATAGGGACCTCTTTCTCGAGCAAG TGACCGTGTGCGGATTCATTGACCACGACGTGTTCAAGGACACCTCTCTGATGAACGAGGCGCTGTCCTGGCAGCGGGAAGACGGCTGCTTCCCAACGTGGCGGAGGAGGAGagtcaagcgtgaagaaagggtaCACAGGG
- the LOC144124298 gene encoding acetylcholinesterase-1-like, with protein sequence MWQAVVASAVPTGLLVLYVGVVIVSTERYITTETLNGHVRGVIENVDGVDVARYLGIPYAQPPVGDLRFRKPVPARSWRPFTLDTLTFANPCSQANGSFPPVPWLVRRDQVREDCLYLNVWSPLGRFKQLGVLFWIHGGAYRAGTASDTLYDSKTLAAMGDIVVVTINFRLGSFGFLYTGPGSSSGNYALWDQHLCLLWVRHNIAQFGGDPGRVTIYGESSGAIGIGALLVAPCNAGLIHRVIMGSGSDYWLIPPQNVVGHAYADRVARYVGCLDASKPSSKTHPQQVVECLRSVPVDKIIDAEESQFSVELVNFSPSHGDDYLPLPEIEAISRGLFIPLESVLAGVMADEGGMFVYFRGPPFAGIPSGPKLTKQQAAEFAAKHYLHFLPTATQSIVTGHYLRRVPGATDWTGNLQALKDMLGDLVIVCPTRFYAETFAKTNKPTYFYVFYYRHGRSMWPPWMGATHFEDLQFVFGMPFRFPHLYSDADRLQSKASMQVIASYVNTGKPERPGGGEWPVFRKEQPLHVYMRAINASIGSNFHGDGCDIYRWLYRLLGIPAP encoded by the exons ATGTGGCAGGCAGTCGTGGCTTCGGCAGTGCCCACAGGACTACTCGTGCTGTACGTCGGTGTTGTCATCGTATCGACGGAAAGGTACATCACGACAGAAACACTCAACGGCCACGTGAGAGGAGTCATCGAGAACGTGGATGGTGTGGACGTGGCAAGGTACCTGGGCATTCCATACGCGCAACCGCCGGTGGGAGACTTGCGCTTCCGGAAGCCAGTACCGGCGAGATCATGGCGTCCTTTCACTTTGGACACGCTGACCTTTGCAAACCCTTGCTCCCAGGCAAATGGATCTTTCCCACCCGTGCCGTGGCTGGTAAGAAGGGACCAAGTAAGAGAAGACTGTCTCTATTTGAACGTCTGGAGCCCTCTGGGGCGATTTAAGCAGCTAGGAGTCCTCTTCTGGATTCATGGTGGAGCATACAGAGCTGGCACTGCGTCTGACACCCTCTACGATAGCAAGACGCTGGCGGCGATGGGAGACATCGTCGTGGTCACGATAAACTTTAGACTTGGTTCGTTTGGCTTTCTCTACACCGGTCCTGGGTCGTCCAGTGGTAACTACGCCCTCTGGGACCAGCACCTCTGCCTTCTGTGGGTTCGGCACAACATCGCTCAGTTCGGAGGCGACCCGGGGCGTGTGACCATATACGGTGAAAGCTCCGGAGCCATCGGCATCGGTGCTCTTCTGGTGGCGCCTTGTAACGCGGGCCTCATTCACCGTGTCATCATGGGTAGCGGGAGCGACTATTGGCTGATACCGCCGCAAAATGTGGTGGGTCACGCATACGCCGACCGCGTCGCCCGCTATGTTGGCTGCCTAGATGCTTCGAAACCATCGTCAAAGACTCATCCGCAACAGGTCGTCGAGTGTCTCCGCAGTGTGCCTGTTGACAAGATCATAGATGCGGAGGAAAGCCAGTTTTCTGTGGAGCTGGTAAATTTCTCTCCGTCCCACGGAGATGACTACCTACCGCTGCCGGAGATCGAGGCCATATCCCGAGGCTTGTTCATCCCTCTGGAGAGCGTACTGGCTGGGGTCATGGCTGACGAAGGTGGCATGTTCGTGTACTTCCGAGGGCCGCCTTTCGCCGGCATCCCGTCGGGTCCCAAGCTGACGAAGCAACAGGCGGCGGAGTTTGCTGCGAAACACTACTTGCACTTCTTGCCCACGGCGACGCAGTCCATCGTCACGGGCCATTACCTTCGTCGTGTGCCCGGCGCCACGGACTGGACCGGGAACCTGCAGGCGCTGAAGGACATGCTGGGTGACTTGGTCATCGTCTGCCCGACAAGGTTCTACGCCGAGACCTTCGCCAAGACAAACAAGCCCACCTACTTCTATGTGTTTTACTACCGTCACGGACGCAGCATGTGGCCGCCGTGGATGGGTGCCACGCACTTCGAGGACCTCCAGTTCGTGTTCGGCATGCCGTTCCGCTTCCCACATCTCTACTCCGACGCCGACCGGCTGCAGAGCAAAGCCAGCATGCAAGTCATTGCGTCCTATGTGAACACCGG GAAGCCGGAGAGGCCGGGCGGCGGCGAGTGGCCCGTGTTCCGCAAGGAGCAGCCACTGCACGTCTACATGCGTGCCATCAATGCCAGCATCGGCTCGAACTTCCACGGGGACGGGTGCGACATCTACCGCTGGCTCTACCGCCTACTGGGCATCCCAGCGCCTTAG